A stretch of the Streptomyces sp. NBC_00078 genome encodes the following:
- a CDS encoding RICIN domain-containing protein, protein MELPDLALNRRRFLTAAALTVGATALPGLVFADRATAAVPAQVTLPDRGIWDDATASTWTDGFLTGNGEYGAVYYGAPTLEKMIFNHHRFVLPNGSRSVMPPVISGKLESARDKALSGDYSGASSTFANGWSLRWTQTFHPGYELQFSTPGMTAVNNFARITDFRTGEVTHSWTDQYGTWKRHVFVSRADQVIVHELLPATGRTVDTTLSVNTALDGVPTSVSYATTATVTSGDGYLNLRGTYPSGGAYGYEGVTRVIVSGTNASVTAGGATLVVAKATRVLLLTKLGRYETSTGWNSQPLQTALAALTPDYATLLGRHAPQHQAMYERSSLDLNVSTTDRQLSTSALITRQKNNTSAIDLALLERMYDSGRYLFVSSSGVLPPRLTGIWTGTWNGSWADDITTDANINLQVAGGNILDLGDAMQGYFDLILGQLADWRDNATNLYGARGFLAPSRTDGEYGHMLHFDSGSFPGEAWTGGADWLLYPLLEHYQVTGDAAFLKNKLGPALMELALFYEDFLTRTDSSGKAVFVPSYSMENSPSSTGQAFSINATGDIMAGRHALRAAIDAANTLGLEQGGGQGVARWTALLAKLPDYTINGDGALAEWSWPGLTDSYNHRHIQHLYGAWPLHEINPEDKPDLVKYARTALDKRGDQNYSAHGSLHRALARARLKDAPGVYDNLLKIYGRNMVWRCLMTSHNPNLDIYNCDAANTIPAILGEALVYSRPGILEILPALPDQLAKGTIKGVRGRNRITVQSLTWDTAARTATVELTSDMAQDITFICRRGITSISTSAKVTTSSLGNHARVVSLTAGTSTTITVGLLTGAFKLVNRNSGKVMDVSGASTSNGASVIQWPWSGSADQQWKLLPDYDGSFRLANVNSGKVLDTPGGSTSAGTALDQWSDSNAGNQWWKLVPAATSGYYRLVNVKSGLCADVQSGSTSDGAKVIQWPSAGGANQEWQPVGT, encoded by the coding sequence ATGGAGCTGCCCGACCTCGCCCTCAACCGCCGGCGCTTTCTCACCGCCGCGGCCCTGACCGTCGGCGCCACGGCCCTGCCCGGTCTCGTGTTCGCCGACCGGGCCACGGCGGCCGTACCGGCCCAGGTCACCCTTCCCGACCGCGGTATCTGGGACGACGCCACCGCCTCAACCTGGACCGACGGCTTCCTCACTGGTAACGGCGAGTACGGAGCCGTCTACTACGGTGCGCCGACACTCGAGAAGATGATTTTCAATCATCACCGGTTCGTCCTGCCCAACGGGTCCCGCAGCGTCATGCCCCCGGTGATCTCCGGGAAGCTCGAATCCGCCCGGGACAAGGCGCTGTCCGGCGACTACTCGGGGGCCTCCTCGACCTTCGCCAACGGCTGGAGTCTGCGGTGGACGCAGACCTTCCACCCCGGCTACGAGCTCCAGTTCAGCACCCCGGGCATGACCGCCGTCAACAACTTCGCCCGTATCACCGACTTCCGCACCGGCGAGGTCACCCACAGCTGGACCGACCAGTACGGCACCTGGAAGCGCCACGTCTTCGTCTCCCGCGCCGACCAGGTCATCGTCCACGAACTGCTGCCCGCCACCGGACGTACCGTCGACACGACCCTCAGCGTCAACACCGCTCTCGACGGCGTCCCGACCAGCGTCTCCTACGCCACCACCGCCACCGTCACCAGCGGCGACGGCTATCTGAACCTGCGCGGCACCTACCCCTCCGGCGGCGCCTACGGTTACGAAGGCGTCACCCGCGTCATCGTCTCCGGCACCAACGCCTCCGTCACGGCCGGCGGGGCGACCCTCGTCGTCGCCAAGGCCACCAGGGTGCTGCTGCTGACCAAGCTCGGCCGCTACGAGACCTCCACCGGCTGGAACTCCCAGCCCCTCCAGACCGCCCTCGCCGCCCTCACCCCCGACTACGCCACCCTCCTCGGCCGCCACGCCCCACAACACCAGGCGATGTACGAACGCTCCAGCCTCGACCTCAACGTCTCCACCACCGACCGCCAACTGTCCACCAGCGCCCTGATCACCCGGCAGAAGAACAACACCTCCGCCATCGACCTTGCGCTGCTGGAGCGGATGTACGACTCCGGCCGCTATCTGTTCGTCAGTTCCAGCGGTGTCCTGCCACCGCGCCTGACCGGCATCTGGACCGGCACCTGGAACGGGTCCTGGGCCGACGACATCACCACCGATGCCAACATCAACCTGCAGGTCGCCGGCGGCAACATCCTCGATCTCGGCGACGCCATGCAGGGCTATTTCGATCTGATCCTCGGCCAGCTGGCCGACTGGCGCGACAATGCCACCAACCTCTACGGCGCCCGCGGCTTCCTCGCTCCGTCCCGTACCGACGGCGAGTACGGGCACATGCTGCACTTCGACAGCGGCAGCTTCCCCGGCGAGGCCTGGACCGGCGGCGCGGACTGGCTGCTCTACCCCCTGCTGGAGCACTACCAGGTCACCGGGGACGCCGCTTTCCTCAAGAACAAGCTCGGCCCGGCCCTGATGGAACTGGCCCTGTTCTACGAGGACTTCCTCACCCGCACCGACTCCAGCGGCAAGGCCGTCTTCGTCCCCTCCTACTCCATGGAGAACAGCCCCTCCAGCACCGGCCAGGCCTTCTCCATCAACGCCACCGGCGACATCATGGCCGGCCGGCACGCCCTGCGGGCCGCCATCGACGCCGCCAACACCCTCGGCCTGGAGCAGGGCGGCGGTCAGGGTGTGGCGCGCTGGACCGCCCTGCTCGCCAAGCTGCCCGACTACACGATCAACGGCGACGGCGCGCTCGCGGAATGGTCCTGGCCTGGCCTGACCGACAGCTACAACCACCGCCACATCCAGCACCTGTACGGCGCCTGGCCGCTGCACGAGATCAACCCCGAGGACAAGCCCGACCTCGTCAAGTACGCCCGCACGGCCCTGGACAAGCGCGGCGACCAGAACTACTCGGCCCACGGCAGCCTGCACCGGGCCCTGGCCCGCGCCCGCCTCAAGGACGCCCCCGGCGTGTACGACAACCTGCTGAAGATCTACGGCAGGAACATGGTGTGGCGGTGCCTGATGACCTCCCACAACCCCAACCTCGACATCTACAACTGCGACGCCGCCAACACCATCCCCGCCATCCTCGGCGAAGCCCTCGTCTACAGCCGCCCCGGCATCCTGGAGATCCTGCCCGCCCTCCCCGACCAGCTGGCCAAGGGCACCATCAAGGGCGTGCGCGGCCGCAACCGCATCACCGTCCAGTCGCTGACCTGGGACACCGCGGCCCGTACCGCCACCGTCGAGCTCACGTCGGACATGGCCCAGGACATCACCTTCATCTGCCGGCGCGGCATTACCTCCATCAGCACCTCGGCCAAGGTCACCACGTCGTCCCTCGGCAACCACGCCCGGGTCGTGTCGCTGACCGCCGGAACCAGCACCACGATCACCGTCGGCCTGCTGACCGGCGCCTTCAAGCTGGTCAACCGCAACAGCGGGAAGGTCATGGACGTCTCCGGCGCCTCCACCTCCAACGGCGCGTCCGTCATCCAGTGGCCGTGGTCGGGAAGCGCCGACCAGCAGTGGAAGCTGCTGCCGGACTACGACGGCTCCTTCCGCCTGGCGAACGTCAACAGCGGCAAGGTCCTCGACACCCCGGGCGGCTCCACCAGCGCCGGCACGGCCCTGGACCAGTGGTCGGACAGCAACGCCGGCAACCAGTGGTGGAAGCTCGTGCCCGCGGCCACGAGCGGCTACTACCGCCTCGTCAACGTCAAGAGCGGACTGTGCGCGGACGTACAGAGCGGATCCACCTCCGACGGCGCGAAGGTCATCCAGTGGCCCTCCGCCGGCGGCGCCAATCAGGAGTGGCAGCCCGTCGGAACATGA
- a CDS encoding nitrate- and nitrite sensing domain-containing protein — protein sequence MPGWRSIRGRVAVVVTVPVCLLLAVAGFAVQGRAAAVGDARTTRAEVGLSLRVQALVHQLQRERGLTNGLLGGETRFRSPLAATRKRVDTALAGMRRDSAVEDVIRRRLGRLAGIRAAADQGTADRSATLTFYTGTIDALNAIDPVAETATASDQQLRDELAALRELAAAKESVALERGLLNGVFAEGTFHGREYLTFTEVRATRVAALARFQQVATASQRAALHHAFATADARRAIGDESQAENAADGSALHADVGTWWDVMTVLVDDLFAVQQSVGDDVRHRADRLSQKAETGLAAYLVAAALVAAILAGLAALASRSLTRPLGALAEAADDVARHRLPQAVARIQHSPPDEVELFLAGDAPDPPTAQLLGGAAEITKVAASLRQVERTALRLAAQQAGLRRTTTESLANLGRRNQNLVRRQLSLITRLERQELDPDALAELFELDHLATRMRRNAENLLVLAGQNPPRPTAAPADGLEVVQAAVAEVEQYPRVLIAAVEPVQVRGHAVADVAHLLAELIENGLTFSPPNQPVEAHGWYDTQDDTYCFAVVDHGVGMSEADKQRAHARFSDSGEQALLAAPTRFLGHLVVGRLAHRLGDGTHIHLFDTPGGGLSALLALPGRLLAPAKAPSDQPPPARPAVSALLNGFRAGVARAEARTTEGASS from the coding sequence GTGCCCGGCTGGCGCAGCATCAGGGGCCGGGTGGCGGTGGTCGTCACGGTCCCGGTCTGCCTGCTGCTGGCCGTGGCCGGCTTCGCCGTGCAGGGCCGTGCCGCGGCCGTCGGTGATGCCCGGACGACCCGTGCCGAGGTGGGCCTCAGCTTGCGGGTCCAGGCCCTGGTGCATCAGCTGCAACGCGAACGTGGTCTGACCAACGGCCTGTTGGGCGGCGAGACGCGGTTTCGGTCGCCCCTGGCCGCCACCCGCAAGCGCGTGGACACGGCGCTGGCCGGAATGCGCCGTGACAGCGCCGTCGAGGATGTCATCCGACGCCGCCTGGGCCGCCTGGCCGGCATACGCGCCGCCGCCGACCAAGGCACCGCCGACAGGTCCGCGACCCTCACCTTCTACACCGGAACCATCGACGCACTCAACGCCATCGACCCGGTGGCGGAGACCGCAACCGCTTCCGACCAGCAACTGCGCGACGAGCTCGCGGCGTTGAGAGAGCTGGCCGCGGCCAAGGAATCCGTAGCGCTCGAACGTGGCCTGCTCAACGGCGTGTTCGCCGAGGGCACCTTCCACGGACGCGAGTACCTCACCTTCACCGAGGTGCGCGCCACCCGCGTCGCCGCCCTGGCACGGTTCCAGCAGGTGGCCACCGCTTCCCAGCGCGCGGCCCTGCACCATGCCTTCGCCACCGCAGACGCCAGGCGCGCCATCGGCGACGAGAGCCAGGCCGAAAACGCGGCCGACGGTTCCGCGCTGCATGCCGACGTCGGCACCTGGTGGGACGTGATGACCGTGCTCGTCGACGATCTGTTCGCCGTCCAGCAGTCGGTCGGCGACGACGTACGGCACCGGGCCGACCGGCTCAGCCAGAAAGCCGAGACGGGCCTGGCCGCCTACCTCGTCGCGGCAGCGCTCGTGGCGGCCATCCTCGCGGGCCTCGCCGCGTTAGCCTCCCGTTCCCTCACCCGCCCGCTCGGCGCGCTTGCCGAAGCCGCCGACGACGTGGCCCGGCACCGGCTGCCGCAGGCCGTCGCCCGGATCCAGCATTCCCCACCGGACGAGGTGGAGCTCTTCCTCGCCGGGGACGCCCCGGACCCCCCTACCGCGCAACTGCTGGGCGGCGCGGCCGAGATCACCAAGGTCGCAGCCTCCCTGCGCCAGGTGGAACGCACCGCCCTCCGCCTCGCCGCCCAGCAGGCCGGCCTGCGCCGTACCACCACCGAATCGCTCGCCAATCTCGGCCGCCGCAACCAGAACCTCGTACGCCGTCAGCTCAGCCTCATCACCCGCCTGGAACGCCAGGAACTCGACCCGGACGCCCTCGCTGAACTCTTCGAACTCGACCACCTCGCCACCCGCATGCGGCGCAACGCCGAAAACCTGCTGGTCCTCGCCGGACAGAACCCGCCCCGGCCCACCGCGGCACCTGCCGACGGCCTGGAAGTCGTCCAGGCGGCCGTCGCCGAGGTCGAACAGTACCCGCGGGTACTGATCGCAGCCGTGGAACCGGTCCAGGTGCGCGGGCACGCCGTCGCCGACGTCGCCCACCTCCTGGCCGAACTCATCGAGAACGGGCTGACCTTCTCGCCACCGAACCAACCGGTCGAGGCGCACGGCTGGTACGACACCCAGGACGACACGTACTGCTTCGCCGTCGTCGACCACGGCGTCGGCATGTCCGAAGCCGACAAACAACGCGCCCACGCCCGGTTCTCCGACTCCGGCGAACAGGCCCTCCTCGCCGCGCCCACGCGGTTCCTCGGCCACCTCGTCGTCGGCCGGCTCGCCCACCGCCTCGGCGACGGCACCCACATCCACCTCTTCGACACCCCCGGCGGCGGCCTGTCCGCGCTCCTCGCCCTGCCCGGGCGCCTGCTCGCCCCCGCCAAGGCCCCCTCCGATCAGCCCCCGCCAGCCCGACCCGCTGTCTCCGCCCTGCTCAACGGCTTCAGAGCAGGAGTTGCCCGGGCCGAAGCCCGAACCACTGAAGGAGCCTCATCGTGA
- a CDS encoding roadblock/LC7 domain-containing protein produces MTTAVQSFGWLISEFVRTTDGVTDTVAVSSDGLLMAASDNLGKDRADHLAAVVSGITSLAQNAATTHGFRGMKLVMIEMLGGFLMVGRIRDGSCLGVLASEGCDVGLVGYEMAVLADRAGELLTPRLVRELHSAPVGAG; encoded by the coding sequence GTGACCACCGCCGTCCAGAGTTTCGGCTGGCTCATCTCGGAGTTCGTACGCACCACCGACGGCGTCACCGATACCGTCGCCGTCTCCTCCGACGGCCTGCTCATGGCCGCCTCCGACAACCTCGGCAAAGACCGCGCCGACCACCTCGCCGCCGTCGTCTCCGGCATCACCAGCCTCGCCCAGAACGCGGCGACGACCCACGGCTTCCGCGGCATGAAACTCGTCATGATCGAAATGCTCGGGGGCTTCCTCATGGTCGGCCGCATACGCGACGGAAGCTGCCTCGGCGTCCTGGCTTCCGAGGGGTGCGACGTCGGCTTGGTCGGCTACGAAATGGCCGTCCTCGCCGACCGCGCCGGGGAACTCCTCACACCCCGGCTGGTACGAGAACTCCACTCCGCACCCGTAGGCGCGGGATAG